GGGACGACGAAGCCCTCCCACAGCGAGCGCAGCGAGGCCAGGCCGTGGCCCCCCAGCGCCCGGAACGCCCGGGTGCCGGTGCCGAAGACCCGTGCGTCCGGGCCCAGCAGCGCACGGAACACGGTCTCGGTGCCGGTCCAGGCCACCTCGTGGCCGCGCGCGGCCAGCTCCTCCGCGATTCCGGACGCCGGATTGACGTGCCCGGTCAGCGGGGGCACCACCATCAGGAAGCGGCTCATCGGCGCACCAGCTCGGCCAGGTCGCCGACGGTCAGCGCGGCCAGCGCATCCAGGTCCAGGCCGGCCCGCAGCGCGCCCAGATCGGCGCCGAAGCGTTCCCGCAGCAACGCGTCGAGGACCGCGAACTCGCTTTCGTCCAGGGCCAGATCAGCGTCGAGTCGGGCATGGGGCACCACCAGCTCTGCCCATTCGGGCAGCGCATCGGCGGCGGTGACCAGCAGCGCCACGAGCTCCGGGTCCAGCGGGGGCGGCGGCGCGGACGGCGTGTCGGGGGACAGGTCGGAATCGGTTTCGGGGTGTACGAAGGAAGCCTGGAAATCGGTCATCTGGGGCTCCACCTGCTCGACGGCATCGGGGTGAGAGGGAGGGCTCCGGGTCGGTGATCACTTGTGCGACCCGCGGAGCGTGGGAATACTAGCCCGGGTGACAGCACTGGAGGCAGTGGCCGTCCACCTCCCCCCACGACTCGAATCGATCGAGGACGTGGGCGCGCGGATCGGCCTGACCCCACGCCAACTTCGACTCTTCCGCCGCTTCCACGGCCTGGACCAGGTGCGCCTGGACCCGGACGGGACGCTGCTCGACCTGTTGGACGCCGCAGTTCGGGGCCTTCCCGAACTGCGCGGCAACGAACACCGGGTCCGGTACCTGCTGCACGCACGCAGCATGCCGGTCGCGGTGCCCTATCCGCTCAACCCCCTGCACCAACTCCAGGAACGCTTCGGCCTCACCCGGGCCAACGCGTTCACCGTCACCCAGCAGGCCTGCGCGGCCTCTCTGCTGGCCGTCGACCTCGCCGGGCGACTGCTGGCGGACGACGCCGATCCGTCGGCGCTGGCGCTGGTGGTGGCGGGGGAGAAGACCTTCACCCGGGACGCCCAGGTCGTCCCGGACACCTCGATCTTCGCCGAGGCCTCGGCCGCCTGCCTGGTCAGCCCCGACGGCGCCCGCGACCGCGTGCTCTCCTACGCGGTCCGCCAGCGGCCCGAGTTCGACGGCCGGCTGGCCGAGGACCCGGAACTGCTGGTGCGCTACCAGCGGGAGTACCAGTCCACCATGATCGAAACCTTGGAGGCCGCGCTCGATCAGGCTGGTCTAAACCTCTCCGGGATCGCGCTGGTGCTTCCGCACAACGTCAACCAGGCTTCCTGGCGCATGATCTGCCGTCAGCTGGGCTATCCTGTCGACCAGGTGGTGCTGGACAACGTGCCCTCGGTCGGGCACAGTTTCGCTGCGGACGCCTTCATCAACCTCCGCACGGCCATCACCGGCGGACTGCTCCGGCCGGGTGACCACTACCTGATCGCCGCCGCCGGCGTCGGCGCAACCTTCTCGGCCATGGCCCTCCGGCACTGACGTGCCGTCGGCGGACTGCCGCCGCGCGCGCACCAGCGCCTCGCCCCCGTATCCCCATCACCCACCACGGGACGGTTCACCCATGTCAGACTCCGCCCTCTCCACCACCGAACCGGTCGACACCGAGTTGCGCGGCCGCATCATGCGCGGCATCGAGGAAGTCCTGCCCCGCGTCCTCAACATCGAGCTCGCCGCCATCCCGGAGAACGCCTGCTTCTTCGAGGACTACGGCCTCACCTCCTCCGGCACCATCGAGCTGGTCCTCGAAATCGAGGCGGAGCTCGACATCCAGGTCGACATCGAGCACCTCGGGGTGGACGACCTCCGCTCGGTCAACAGTCTCACCGACTATGTCGCCGGGCACCTCGTCGACGAGGACTGACCCGGTGCCCGCCGAGGCCCGGGGGCTGCGCGTCACCAGGGCGGTCGCGGCCGGATTCGACGGCCGCTCCGAAGCCTCGCTCCATCCTGATCTGCGGACCTTCGTCGGCGACCTGGTCCGCCCGTACGGCCTGCCGCTCCGCGAGGACCTGCTGAGCGAGGGGGTCGGCCACGACTACGGTCAGATGGCCGAGGGCCTGGTCGGGAGGGCCCTGTCCGCAGACGAACCCGCGGACCTGTTGATCCTCGCCTTCTCCTCCCCCGACGTCCGGCCCGGGGCGCCCAGCGCCCTCCACCTCAGCCGGCACTGCCCGGGGCAGCCGACCGCCTTCGCCGTCTGCGACCAGGGCAGCGCGGCAGCCTTCACGGCTCTTCGGATCGCCGCCGCCCACCACCGCACCGGTGGCTGTCGGCGGGCAGTGGTCGTCCTCGCCGAGCAGAGCGCCCTGCACTACGAGGCCCCCGAGCCGGTCGGCCTGCCCGAGGAGCACCGCGCTGTCGTCCTGGTCTGTGAGGAGGGCGCGGGGGCGGGCATGCGCATCCGCCAGGAGGCGCAGCCGGACGGATCGCAGGCCCTGCGGTCGGTACTCGCCGACCACCGGGAACTCGGCCTGGGGGCCGGACTGTTGCTGGCCGCAGACCTGGCCGGCGCCGCCCGGCCGGCGGACTCCGACCCCCACGGCGCCCCCGAAGCCGTCGGGACGGCCCGACCGGGACAGCCGTTCACCGGCGTCTGGACCCTGCTGGCCGACCGCCTCGCACAGCGCCCGGAAGCCTCCGGCCCACTGCTGGTCGCGGACCACGACCGGCGTCTGGGCAGGCTCAGCACCCTGTCGCTGCCGTGAACGCCGATCCCGTCGGCGAGACGGTCGACGCCGCCGACGTGATCGACGTCTGGACCCTCTGCACCGACCAGCCCCCGGCCGTCGTGCGCCGACTGCGGGGCCTGCTCGACCCCGATGAACGGGACCGGGCCGACCGGGCCCACGACCCGGTTCAGGGCGAGCGCTTCACCGTGGTCAGGGGCGCTGTCCGGCTGCTGGTCGCCGACCGGCTCGGCACCGGAGCCGCCGACCTGGTGTGGCAGCGCGGCCCGCACGGCAAACCCGCGCCCGTCCTCCCGCCGGCCTCCGAAAGGATCCACGTCAACTGGTCCGCCTCGGGCGCCCTGGCAGTCCTGGCGGTCGCCTACGGGCGCCGGGTCGGCGCGGACGTCGAGGAGATCCGCCCACCCGGCGTCGGCGCGCGGATCGCCCAACGCCACTTCCCGGCCCCCGACGCCGCGCTCGTCCTCGAAGCACCGACCCCGGCCGTCAGCGCCGACCGCTTCACCCGGCTCTGGTGCCGTCGCGAGGCCTGCGTCAAGGTCCACGGCGGCCGGCTCGCCCAGGGCCTCGGCCTCCCGCTGGCCGGCCCCTCGCCGCTGCGGCTGGCCGACGCGGGCCCGCTGGGGCCCGGCCCGCTGTGGTTGACCGACGTCACGGTGCCCGGCCCGTTCCGCGCGGCGGTCGCCGCCGACGTCGACCGTCCCTTCACGGTCCGTCACCGCAGCTGGGTCGCCCCGCGCCTGCCCTGAACGCCCCTGATCGACGCCCGGGCAGGCCGGAACGACGGCTGTCCACCCGCCGTCGGCTGGTGGACAGCCGCAGCCATGCAGAGTGCGCGGCACCCCGGGGCCGGACACAGCGGCGTCCTGCGGCCCTGGCGCATCCTTCCTTCGGCCGCCGGAATCCGTCACGGCAAGCGGATCTGAGTACCCGTCACCTGCACAGTGGAGTGGAGGCGCGTCCGGGTGACGCCGCCGACGGGCCGACGCATCCCCGACGGGGCGGTCGACACGGCAGCTGGTGCAGGGGGCGGACCCGCCGGCGGCGTCACCACGCACAGCGTCGCTTGTCAGTGCACGGGCATCGACATGTAGACCGCGCGCCGCCCGTAGGACGCGGGGACGGCCACCTCCCGGTTGGCGCGGTAGCCGAGGAGCCGCAGCAGGATGTCGGTGCCGCGCACCGCGACCATCGAGATCTGCTCGAATTCCAACTCCGCCGCCCGCGCCTGCAAGTACCGCATGAACTCCTCCGCGATCTCCCGGCCGCGCAGTTCCTCGGCGATCACCAGGTCGTGCACGTGCAGGTTGCCCGACTCGAACGCGGTCTCCTCCGCCTCGGCGAGGTCCGGGCAGCGCAGCGGCGGGTACGGCAGGCTGAGCAGGTAGCCGCGGACCGCGCCGTGCTGCTCCAGCACGAAGCAGGTTCCCGGCGAGCCGAGGGCACGGGACTGGAGTGACTCCCGGCCCTCCGACAGGCCGTCGGCCGCGTAGGCGTCGTGTTCCAGCGCGACCACGGCGTCCCAGTCGTCGTCGGTCAGCTGCCGGATCAGGAACTCCCCGCTCACCCGGCCGCGCCGTCCACGCCGAGGCCCTCCGCGCGGGCGGCGGCGACCATCCCCGCCCAGGCCTCCACCAGCACGGCCCAGCGCTCGGCGTCCTCCTGGGCCTCGTCCAGGAGCTGCTGGCGCTGCCCGGCCACCACGTCCGCGAGCTCGGTGTACTTGCCGCCCAGCGCGCGGTACGAGCGGTCCACGACGTCCAGGCAGTGCTCGTTCCCGGCCCGGTCCCAGCCGACGGTGCCCCGCACCAGGTCGAGGATGGGTTCGACCATCAGCCCGTTCTGCTCGTCCAGCATCCCGCGGCCGAGGTCGATCATCCCGCCGTAGACCGGGTAGAGGTACAGCATCGAGAGCAGGAACTTCACGAACCGCATCTGGTAGGAGATGAAGCCGGCGCCGATGCGGCGTTCGGGGGTGTAGTAGTTGACGATGTGCCGCTTGTGGACGACGCCGGGCAGCCGGGCGTGGACCAGGGCGTGCAGCAGGGCGTAGTCGCTGCCGATGGTCTGGATCGACGGCAGCAGCGGCAGCACCTCGTAGGCC
The Streptacidiphilus albus JL83 genome window above contains:
- a CDS encoding 3-oxoacyl-[acyl-carrier-protein] synthase III C-terminal domain-containing protein, which produces MTALEAVAVHLPPRLESIEDVGARIGLTPRQLRLFRRFHGLDQVRLDPDGTLLDLLDAAVRGLPELRGNEHRVRYLLHARSMPVAVPYPLNPLHQLQERFGLTRANAFTVTQQACAASLLAVDLAGRLLADDADPSALALVVAGEKTFTRDAQVVPDTSIFAEASAACLVSPDGARDRVLSYAVRQRPEFDGRLAEDPELLVRYQREYQSTMIETLEAALDQAGLNLSGIALVLPHNVNQASWRMICRQLGYPVDQVVLDNVPSVGHSFAADAFINLRTAITGGLLRPGDHYLIAAAGVGATFSAMALRH
- a CDS encoding acyl carrier protein; this encodes MSDSALSTTEPVDTELRGRIMRGIEEVLPRVLNIELAAIPENACFFEDYGLTSSGTIELVLEIEAELDIQVDIEHLGVDDLRSVNSLTDYVAGHLVDED
- a CDS encoding 4'-phosphopantetheinyl transferase family protein; translation: MNADPVGETVDAADVIDVWTLCTDQPPAVVRRLRGLLDPDERDRADRAHDPVQGERFTVVRGAVRLLVADRLGTGAADLVWQRGPHGKPAPVLPPASERIHVNWSASGALAVLAVAYGRRVGADVEEIRPPGVGARIAQRHFPAPDAALVLEAPTPAVSADRFTRLWCRREACVKVHGGRLAQGLGLPLAGPSPLRLADAGPLGPGPLWLTDVTVPGPFRAAVAADVDRPFTVRHRSWVAPRLP
- a CDS encoding GNAT family N-acetyltransferase yields the protein MSGEFLIRQLTDDDWDAVVALEHDAYAADGLSEGRESLQSRALGSPGTCFVLEQHGAVRGYLLSLPYPPLRCPDLAEAEETAFESGNLHVHDLVIAEELRGREIAEEFMRYLQARAAELEFEQISMVAVRGTDILLRLLGYRANREVAVPASYGRRAVYMSMPVH